A region of Asticcacaulis excentricus DNA encodes the following proteins:
- a CDS encoding Hpt domain-containing protein encodes MSEKAQVIQIPNTLRAKVGGKLGALDPATLAKAEEALSSLSDQFDNWLDDEVNKLEKAQETIRNEGLSEKNAEQLYFRCHDLKGLGTTYGYPLITRIAGSVCKMLDDETIRLQSPRLLIDAHVDAIRAVVRGKIKDENHPVGVTLAETLEARVKEHMDKFKD; translated from the coding sequence ATGTCCGAAAAAGCCCAGGTCATTCAGATCCCCAACACTTTGCGCGCCAAGGTCGGCGGCAAGCTGGGTGCGCTTGATCCGGCCACGCTTGCCAAGGCGGAAGAAGCCCTGTCGTCCCTGTCGGATCAATTCGACAACTGGCTGGACGATGAGGTCAACAAGCTGGAAAAAGCGCAGGAGACCATCCGCAACGAAGGCCTCAGCGAAAAGAACGCCGAACAGCTCTATTTCCGCTGCCATGATCTCAAAGGGCTCGGCACCACCTATGGCTATCCGCTGATCACCCGCATCGCCGGTTCGGTGTGCAAGATGCTGGACGACGAGACCATTCGTTTGCAGTCGCCGCGCCTTCTGATCGACGCCCACGTCGATGCCATCCGCGCCGTCGTGCGTGGCAAGATCAAGGACGAAAACCATCCGGTGGGCGTGACGCTGGCCGAAACGCTGGAAGCGCGCGTCAAGGAACATATGGACAAGTTCAAAGACTGA
- a CDS encoding NupC/NupG family nucleoside CNT transporter, whose protein sequence is MPSYGMLNVQSILGIGIMLLACWLLSENKKKFPVFLTLGAIGVQVLLAFLFFGFPQSQAVLDSVNAGVDALAAATNQGTQFVFGYLGGGAQPYTVQDQSALFVFAFQVLPLILVISALSALLWHWHILKWITQGFGFLFQKTMGLGGASALAVATNIFLGMIESPIVIRAYLSKLSRSEVFMMMVVGLATVAGSTMVAYALILKATLPNAAGHVLVASIISAPAGVLLSRIIVPEKEGEGGVVADYNSSLKYDSAIDAISKGTADGLMVVMNISAILIVFVSFVSLVNILLGMFPHVGGEPLSLERGLSVVFAPLAWIIGVPWEEAQKAGYILGTKLTLTEFVAFLKLGAIPAEDMSERTRMLMTYAICGFANIGSVGITVTGLGVLMPERREEVLSLVWKALFAGFVATCLSAAIIGALPDALFGLSEAKAPAAAVATR, encoded by the coding sequence ATGCCGTCTTACGGAATGCTGAACGTCCAGAGCATACTGGGCATCGGGATCATGCTGCTGGCCTGCTGGCTGCTCTCGGAAAACAAGAAAAAGTTTCCGGTCTTTCTGACCCTCGGTGCCATTGGCGTTCAGGTCCTTCTGGCCTTTCTGTTCTTCGGTTTCCCGCAATCGCAGGCCGTGCTCGACAGCGTGAATGCCGGCGTGGACGCTCTGGCGGCCGCGACCAATCAGGGCACGCAGTTCGTCTTTGGCTATCTGGGCGGCGGTGCCCAGCCCTATACCGTGCAGGACCAGAGCGCCCTGTTCGTTTTTGCCTTTCAGGTCCTGCCACTGATCCTCGTCATTTCGGCCCTGTCGGCGCTTCTGTGGCACTGGCATATCCTCAAATGGATCACGCAGGGCTTCGGCTTCCTGTTTCAGAAGACGATGGGCCTTGGCGGCGCGTCGGCACTGGCGGTGGCCACCAATATTTTTCTGGGCATGATCGAAAGCCCCATCGTCATCCGCGCCTATTTGTCCAAGCTGTCGCGCTCGGAAGTGTTCATGATGATGGTGGTGGGTCTGGCCACGGTGGCCGGTTCGACCATGGTCGCTTACGCCCTGATCCTCAAAGCCACCCTGCCCAATGCGGCGGGTCACGTGCTGGTCGCCTCGATCATTTCGGCCCCGGCAGGCGTGCTGTTGTCGCGCATTATCGTACCGGAGAAAGAAGGCGAGGGCGGCGTGGTCGCCGACTACAATTCGTCGCTCAAGTACGATAGCGCCATCGACGCCATTTCCAAGGGTACAGCGGACGGCCTGATGGTGGTGATGAATATTTCGGCCATTCTGATCGTTTTCGTGTCCTTCGTCTCGCTGGTCAACATCCTGCTGGGCATGTTCCCGCACGTCGGTGGCGAGCCCCTGTCGCTGGAACGCGGTCTGTCGGTCGTTTTTGCCCCACTGGCCTGGATCATTGGCGTGCCGTGGGAAGAGGCGCAGAAGGCGGGCTATATCCTTGGCACCAAGCTGACTCTGACCGAGTTTGTTGCCTTCCTTAAGCTGGGCGCGATCCCGGCAGAGGATATGAGCGAGCGCACGCGGATGCTGATGACCTATGCCATTTGCGGTTTCGCCAATATCGGTTCGGTCGGCATCACGGTCACGGGGCTGGGCGTGCTGATGCCCGAGCGCCGCGAAGAGGTGTTGAGTCTGGTGTGGAAGGCTCTGTTTGCCGGCTTTGTCGCCACCTGCCTGTCGGCGGCTATCATTGGGGCTTTGCCGGACGCCCTGTTCGGCCTCAGCGAGGCCAAGGCACCGGCCGCAGCGGTCGCCACTCGCTGA
- the tilS gene encoding tRNA lysidine(34) synthetase TilS codes for MQLIPPDVRSRLAAGLERFPDIAASRLRFAEYLNGPAERRVGVAVSGGGDSVALLLLLWLWGQRPLEVFTVDHGINPLSADWVRGVEALGRALGVPVTVLRWAGDKPRTGLQAVARRARHSLILEAARAKAIRVLCLGHNADDVAEAAAMRAEGSTVGAPKLWSPAPFWPQGEGMFYLRPLLGIGRARLRDWLNAAGVSYVDDPANANPSYLRARVRQQGVTPFATDMRSATLSPDLAVAMNVTPTGAACFHIPALPAPDILSALIVCAGGGDKLPRQAEIAHILTAVGKGQTRFTLCGARIEAHEGGWLICREPGDMTRNGARPERIGDIWDGRYRLPTYAIGSEIVPAKGHLNALSPEDRLRLKGLPPVVRAAMPVLKHDESVRLFAAGDLQDVTYNRLRAALGLIRNEEEACHPAFSCGLPVA; via the coding sequence GTGCAGCTAATACCTCCCGATGTAAGATCGCGGCTTGCGGCGGGTCTGGAACGCTTTCCGGACATAGCCGCAAGCCGTTTGCGTTTTGCTGAGTATCTCAATGGCCCGGCGGAACGGCGCGTGGGCGTTGCGGTGTCGGGCGGCGGAGACTCTGTGGCCCTTCTCCTCCTGTTGTGGCTGTGGGGGCAGAGACCACTGGAGGTGTTCACCGTTGATCATGGTATCAACCCCCTGAGTGCCGACTGGGTGCGCGGTGTCGAAGCGCTAGGGCGCGCATTGGGTGTGCCGGTCACCGTCCTGCGCTGGGCGGGGGACAAGCCCCGTACCGGGCTTCAGGCGGTGGCGCGCCGGGCACGGCATTCTCTGATCCTCGAAGCGGCACGCGCAAAAGCCATCCGCGTCCTCTGTCTGGGACACAATGCCGATGATGTAGCTGAAGCGGCTGCCATGCGCGCCGAAGGTTCGACGGTTGGCGCACCGAAACTGTGGTCGCCCGCGCCTTTCTGGCCGCAAGGGGAGGGCATGTTCTATCTGCGCCCCCTGCTGGGCATCGGACGGGCGCGGCTGCGGGACTGGCTGAACGCGGCGGGCGTGTCCTATGTCGATGACCCGGCCAATGCCAACCCAAGCTATCTGCGCGCGCGGGTACGGCAGCAGGGGGTGACGCCCTTTGCAACCGATATGCGTAGCGCCACCCTCTCACCGGATTTGGCGGTTGCAATGAACGTAACGCCGACAGGTGCGGCCTGTTTCCATATCCCTGCCTTGCCAGCCCCTGACATACTCTCGGCCCTGATCGTTTGTGCCGGGGGTGGGGACAAGCTGCCGCGTCAGGCGGAGATTGCGCATATCCTTACCGCCGTCGGCAAAGGTCAAACGCGCTTTACCCTGTGCGGGGCGCGCATCGAGGCCCATGAGGGTGGCTGGCTGATCTGCCGTGAGCCCGGCGACATGACCCGCAATGGGGCACGCCCTGAGCGGATCGGTGATATCTGGGACGGACGCTACCGTCTGCCGACTTACGCCATAGGGAGCGAAATCGTCCCGGCAAAGGGGCATCTTAACGCTCTGTCCCCGGAGGATCGCCTGCGTTTGAAGGGCCTGCCGCCCGTCGTGCGTGCCGCCATGCCTGTTCTGAAACACGACGAGTCGGTACGCCTGTTTGCGGCAGGAGATTTGCAGGACGTGACGTACAACCGGTTGCGCGCGGCGCTTGGTCTCATCCGCAACGAAGAGGAAGCCTGTCATCCCGCGTTTTCCTGCGGTCTGCCGGTAGCGTAG
- the ftsH gene encoding ATP-dependent zinc metalloprotease FtsH, producing MNFRALTIVGILLAVLMVGYAVVGKTPYQNAPKEMSYSVLKEQVNAGQIVSADIDRDQAVVTDTAKQKHKVVIPYPNSDTADWLDSKNVKVNMKTVTQPFLVSLLSGLLPILLIVGLWLFFMRQMQGGGRGAMGFGKSKARLLTEHKNRVTFADVAGVDEAKEELQEVVDFLKDPTKFQKLGGKIPKGALLVGPPGTGKTMLARAVAGEAGVPFFSISGSDFVEMFVGVGASRVRDMFEQAKKNAPCIIFIDEIDAVGRHRGAGHGGGNDEREQTLNQLLVEMDGFEAQEGIIIIAATNRPDVLDSALLRPGRFDRQVTVPNPDLTGREAILRVHMRNVPLAVDVDVKVVARGTPGFSGADLANLVNEAALMAARKDRKLVTMKDFEDAKDKVLMGAERRSMAMSEAEKKLTAYHEGGHAIVALKAPEADPVHKATIIPRGRALGMVMQLPEGDRYSQNYVQMTSRLAILMAGRVAEELIFGKDQITSGASSDIQQATRLAKAMVTRWGYSDALGLVNYKDAEDEHGAFGRDVSESTAQTIDGEVKRLVQGGYDEAKRILTENLDNLHRLAQTLLDVETLSGEEIEKVLRGEEIVRDEDTGILIENTTRLAVPTTDEPEPLPETVVPEVKEGA from the coding sequence ATGAATTTTCGTGCTCTGACGATTGTCGGGATACTTCTGGCGGTTCTGATGGTCGGCTATGCCGTGGTCGGCAAGACCCCCTATCAGAATGCGCCGAAGGAAATGAGCTATTCGGTGCTCAAGGAACAGGTCAATGCGGGTCAGATCGTATCGGCCGATATCGACCGCGATCAGGCCGTGGTTACCGACACCGCCAAGCAGAAACACAAGGTCGTCATCCCTTATCCCAATAGCGATACCGCCGATTGGCTCGATTCCAAGAACGTGAAGGTCAATATGAAGACCGTCACCCAGCCCTTCCTGGTGTCACTGCTGTCCGGTCTGTTGCCCATCCTGCTGATCGTCGGCCTGTGGCTGTTCTTCATGCGTCAGATGCAGGGCGGCGGTCGTGGGGCCATGGGCTTCGGCAAGTCGAAGGCCCGCCTTCTGACCGAGCACAAGAACCGCGTCACCTTTGCCGACGTGGCCGGCGTTGATGAGGCCAAGGAAGAATTGCAGGAGGTTGTCGATTTCCTGAAAGATCCGACCAAGTTCCAGAAGCTGGGTGGCAAGATCCCCAAAGGGGCGCTGCTGGTTGGCCCTCCGGGTACGGGTAAGACCATGCTGGCCCGTGCGGTGGCCGGTGAAGCGGGCGTGCCCTTCTTCTCGATTTCAGGTTCGGACTTTGTGGAAATGTTCGTCGGCGTGGGCGCCTCGCGCGTGCGTGACATGTTCGAACAGGCCAAGAAGAATGCGCCGTGCATCATCTTCATCGACGAAATCGACGCCGTGGGTCGCCATCGCGGCGCCGGTCATGGCGGCGGTAATGATGAGCGCGAACAGACCCTCAACCAGTTGCTGGTTGAAATGGACGGGTTTGAAGCTCAGGAAGGCATCATCATCATCGCGGCGACCAACCGTCCGGATGTGCTCGACTCCGCGCTTCTGCGTCCCGGCCGCTTCGACCGTCAGGTGACGGTGCCGAACCCCGACCTGACGGGTCGCGAAGCCATCCTGCGCGTGCACATGCGCAATGTGCCTTTGGCTGTCGATGTCGATGTCAAGGTGGTGGCGCGCGGTACGCCGGGCTTCTCCGGGGCCGATCTGGCCAATCTTGTCAACGAAGCGGCGCTGATGGCGGCGCGCAAGGACCGCAAGCTGGTCACCATGAAGGACTTTGAAGACGCCAAGGACAAGGTGCTGATGGGGGCCGAGCGCCGCTCCATGGCCATGTCCGAAGCCGAAAAGAAGCTGACGGCCTATCACGAAGGCGGTCACGCCATCGTGGCGCTGAAGGCCCCGGAAGCCGATCCGGTGCACAAGGCGACGATTATTCCGCGCGGCCGTGCGCTGGGTATGGTGATGCAACTTCCCGAAGGCGACCGCTATTCGCAGAACTACGTGCAGATGACCTCGCGTCTGGCCATTCTAATGGCGGGTCGTGTGGCCGAAGAACTGATCTTCGGCAAGGATCAGATCACGTCGGGGGCGTCATCAGACATCCAGCAGGCGACCCGTCTGGCCAAGGCCATGGTCACGCGCTGGGGCTACTCGGACGCACTCGGGCTCGTCAACTATAAGGACGCCGAGGACGAGCACGGGGCCTTTGGTCGCGACGTGTCGGAATCGACGGCTCAGACCATCGACGGTGAGGTCAAACGTCTGGTGCAGGGCGGCTATGATGAGGCCAAGCGCATCCTGACCGAAAACCTCGACAACCTGCATCGTCTGGCCCAAACCCTGCTTGATGTCGAAACCCTGAGCGGTGAAGAGATCGAGAAGGTGCTGCGCGGCGAAGAGATCGTGCGCGACGAAGACACCGGCATCCTGATCGAAAATACCACCCGCCTGGCGGTGCCAACGACGGATGAACCGGAGCCTCTGCCGGAAACCGTGGTGCCGGAGGTCAAGGAAGGCGCTTGA
- a CDS encoding D-Ala-D-Ala carboxypeptidase family metallohydrolase, whose protein sequence is MITADTLKALSPQANATRIAVYAPALEAARVEYGIDTPRRVAHFMAQLAHECDNFRALVENLNYSAQGLYKTFPKRVGSLENAQRLVNEGKAAIAEAIYGNRPELGNVEPGDGFRYIGRGFIMITGRANYTRYGELTGLPLAEQPQKLEEAETAARASAAFWRAKNLNALADADDLVGITRIINGGTNGLDHRKALYERAKQVWPEPVLPPSYPGYTPLSQYFTLEELTQSDIAERNGIDNTPTPEHLANLKDTAQRMDKVRALLGQPITVRSGYRGPTLNAKIGGSKTSAHMIGRAVDFVSQRFGTPLDICRKIMASDIVFDQLIYEGTWVHIGFSDTPRRQALRADFSVTPTAYRPLVL, encoded by the coding sequence ATGATTACGGCGGACACGCTCAAGGCCCTGTCGCCGCAGGCCAATGCGACGCGCATCGCCGTCTATGCCCCGGCACTGGAAGCGGCGCGGGTCGAATACGGTATCGACACGCCACGGCGGGTCGCGCACTTCATGGCGCAACTGGCGCATGAGTGCGATAATTTCCGCGCACTGGTTGAAAACCTGAACTACAGCGCGCAGGGCCTCTACAAGACCTTCCCCAAGCGTGTCGGCTCGCTGGAAAACGCCCAGCGGCTGGTGAATGAAGGCAAGGCGGCCATTGCCGAAGCCATCTATGGCAACCGCCCCGAACTGGGTAATGTCGAGCCCGGCGACGGCTTCCGCTATATCGGGCGCGGTTTTATTATGATCACCGGGCGGGCCAACTATACGCGCTACGGGGAACTGACGGGCCTGCCTCTGGCCGAGCAGCCGCAAAAGCTGGAGGAGGCGGAAACGGCGGCGCGTGCGTCTGCGGCCTTCTGGCGTGCCAAAAACCTCAACGCGCTGGCCGATGCCGATGACCTTGTCGGCATTACGCGCATCATCAATGGTGGGACCAACGGCCTCGATCACCGTAAGGCGCTATATGAACGCGCCAAACAGGTGTGGCCGGAGCCGGTCCTGCCGCCCAGCTATCCGGGCTATACGCCGCTCAGCCAGTATTTCACGCTGGAAGAACTGACCCAGTCCGATATTGCGGAACGCAACGGCATCGACAACACGCCGACGCCTGAGCATCTGGCCAATCTCAAGGACACGGCGCAGCGCATGGACAAGGTGCGTGCGCTTCTGGGGCAGCCCATCACGGTGCGCAGCGGCTATCGCGGTCCGACGCTTAATGCCAAAATCGGCGGCTCAAAGACCAGTGCCCACATGATCGGCCGGGCGGTGGATTTTGTATCGCAGCGCTTTGGCACGCCGCTCGATATCTGCCGCAAGATCATGGCCAGCGATATCGTGTTTGATCAGCTGATCTATGAGGGGACGTGGGTGCATATCGGCTTCTCCGACACGCCGCGCCGTCAGGCCCTGCGCGCTGATTTCAGTGTGACCCCGACGGCCTATCGCCCGCTCGTGCTGTAG
- a CDS encoding PhoH family protein, producing the protein MTKRSTKRFLREGTLDAEEYARDTKVRRISVHHAAWSPVAPANEERDQSYVKTIKAKSDGQAQLLTAIDEKNLVLALGPAGTGKTYLAIAKAVEALEAGKVGRIVLSRPAVEAGESIGFLPGDMEDKLAPYLRPLYDALTDRLSMKRVKALMQEGLIEIAPVGYMRGRTLNNAFVVIDEAQNCTYTQLKMLLTRLGWNSTMIVTGDPNQSDLLPGLSGLADVAAKFETLDTVAVVQLKDKDIVRHPLVAQMLGVL; encoded by the coding sequence ATGACCAAGCGTTCCACCAAGCGTTTTCTGCGCGAAGGTACTCTCGATGCCGAAGAATATGCCCGCGACACCAAGGTGCGCCGCATTTCCGTGCATCACGCCGCCTGGTCGCCGGTAGCCCCAGCAAACGAAGAAAGGGACCAGAGCTACGTCAAAACCATCAAGGCCAAGTCCGATGGACAGGCGCAGCTTCTGACCGCCATTGACGAGAAAAACCTCGTTCTGGCGTTGGGGCCGGCAGGGACGGGCAAGACCTACCTCGCCATCGCCAAGGCCGTTGAGGCGCTGGAGGCCGGGAAGGTCGGCCGCATCGTCCTGTCGCGCCCGGCGGTCGAGGCCGGGGAGTCGATCGGCTTCCTGCCCGGCGATATGGAGGACAAGCTGGCCCCCTATCTGCGCCCCCTGTACGACGCCCTGACCGATCGCCTCAGCATGAAGCGCGTCAAGGCGCTAATGCAGGAAGGCCTGATCGAGATTGCGCCGGTCGGCTATATGCGCGGCCGCACGCTGAACAACGCCTTTGTGGTCATCGACGAAGCACAGAACTGCACCTATACGCAGCTCAAAATGCTGCTGACGCGCCTCGGATGGAACTCGACCATGATCGTCACCGGTGACCCGAACCAGTCGGACCTGCTGCCCGGCCTGTCGGGTCTGGCCGATGTGGCGGCGAAGTTCGAAACACTCGATACCGTGGCCGTGGTGCAGTTGAAGGACAAGGACATCGTCCGTCACCCGCTGGTCGCACAAATGCTCGGCGTTTTGTAA
- a CDS encoding NAD kinase, with the protein MPLKLAFTASERPEAQAACAVLRKRYGESNDPDVIVALGGDGWLLECVHAHFRDERPIFGMNMGSIGFLLNEYRENDLMARIESAEHTRISPLRMTATNGRGEVQEALAFNEVSLLRQTHQSAKLRILIDGKARLEELICDGALVATPAGSTAYNLSAHGPIIPLDAQALALTPISAFRPRRWRGALLPHSAKVRFEVLECDKRPVAASADTFEVRYIREVEVVEAPELSATILFDAGNGYDERVLTEQFSS; encoded by the coding sequence ATGCCCCTCAAACTCGCCTTTACCGCCTCCGAACGCCCCGAAGCTCAGGCCGCCTGCGCGGTCTTACGCAAACGGTATGGCGAGTCGAATGACCCGGATGTGATTGTGGCGCTGGGCGGGGACGGCTGGCTTCTGGAGTGTGTGCACGCGCATTTCCGCGACGAACGCCCGATCTTTGGCATGAATATGGGCTCGATCGGCTTTCTGCTGAACGAATATCGTGAAAACGACCTGATGGCGCGCATCGAGAGCGCCGAGCATACGCGCATCAGCCCCCTGCGCATGACCGCCACCAATGGCCGTGGCGAAGTGCAGGAGGCGCTGGCCTTCAATGAAGTGTCGCTGCTGCGGCAGACGCATCAAAGTGCCAAACTGCGCATCCTGATCGATGGCAAGGCGCGGCTGGAGGAACTGATCTGTGACGGCGCGCTGGTGGCAACGCCGGCGGGTTCGACCGCCTACAATCTGTCGGCGCACGGGCCAATCATCCCTCTCGACGCGCAGGCCCTCGCCCTGACCCCGATCAGCGCCTTCCGCCCCCGCCGCTGGCGCGGCGCCCTGCTGCCCCATTCCGCCAAGGTGCGCTTTGAGGTGCTGGAGTGCGATAAACGCCCGGTAGCAGCCTCGGCCGATACGTTCGAAGTGCGCTATATCCGTGAGGTCGAGGTCGTCGAGGCCCCGGAACTATCGGCGACGATCCTGTTTGATGCCGGTAATGGCTATGATGAGCGCGTGCTGACGGAACAGTTTTCGAGCTGA
- a CDS encoding ATP-binding protein, with protein MRIPRLKFWPQAIKRKIPKTLWGRALLIIVLPVALMQVAVTWAFFDMHWETVTAKLSEGLVGDVAWAVDAYKADPTPQTMATISAAAQKSMQLSIVYQPGRALPENRRRNAWAALDRSLKRALNEQLDDPFWFDTTRYAGSVDIRVKVKDGVIRVIAPRERAFATRAHIFVLWMTGATLLLTAVSILFIRNQVRAIERLSVAAEKFGRGEDDPNFKPYGAAEVRAAAQNFLKMKSRIQRYIEQRTTLLASVSHDLRTPLTRLKLELAMAPPDAATERMKQDVSEMAYMIDEYLAFARGEMQESPQTTSVNALLETVVDGARRAGHQPEFVPLSEDVETSIRVMALSRALSNLVMNGFHYATQVRVSAEIEHKAGGKQSLHIYVDDDGPGIPPEKREEALKPFSRLDDARNQNKKGVGLGLAIARDTVRSHGGELNLDQSPLGGLRADIGIPLIS; from the coding sequence ATGCGCATACCCCGTCTCAAATTCTGGCCCCAGGCCATCAAGCGCAAGATCCCCAAGACGCTGTGGGGCCGCGCCCTGCTGATCATTGTCCTGCCCGTCGCCCTGATGCAGGTGGCGGTGACCTGGGCCTTTTTCGACATGCACTGGGAAACCGTTACCGCCAAGCTGTCGGAAGGGCTGGTCGGCGACGTCGCCTGGGCCGTCGATGCCTACAAGGCCGATCCGACGCCGCAGACCATGGCCACCATCTCCGCCGCCGCGCAGAAGTCGATGCAGCTATCCATCGTCTATCAGCCCGGCCGCGCCCTGCCCGAAAACCGCCGGCGCAACGCCTGGGCCGCGCTCGACCGCTCGCTGAAACGCGCGCTCAATGAGCAACTGGACGACCCCTTCTGGTTTGACACCACCCGCTATGCCGGGTCTGTCGATATCCGCGTCAAGGTGAAGGATGGTGTGATCCGGGTGATTGCGCCGCGTGAGCGCGCCTTCGCCACCCGCGCCCATATCTTCGTACTGTGGATGACGGGCGCGACCCTGCTTCTGACCGCCGTGTCGATCCTGTTTATCCGCAATCAGGTGCGCGCCATCGAGCGCCTGTCCGTCGCCGCTGAAAAGTTCGGGCGCGGCGAAGATGATCCCAATTTCAAGCCCTATGGGGCGGCCGAGGTGCGGGCGGCGGCGCAAAACTTCCTTAAGATGAAATCGCGCATCCAGCGTTATATCGAACAGCGCACCACGCTTCTGGCCTCGGTGAGCCACGACCTGCGCACCCCCCTGACGCGGCTGAAGCTGGAACTAGCCATGGCCCCGCCCGATGCGGCGACCGAACGCATGAAGCAGGACGTGTCGGAAATGGCCTATATGATCGACGAATATCTGGCCTTTGCGCGCGGCGAAATGCAGGAAAGCCCGCAAACCACCTCAGTCAACGCTCTGCTGGAAACCGTCGTGGACGGCGCCCGCCGCGCCGGGCATCAGCCGGAATTTGTCCCCCTTTCGGAAGACGTCGAAACCTCGATTCGCGTCATGGCGCTCAGCCGCGCCCTGTCCAATCTGGTGATGAACGGCTTTCACTACGCCACTCAGGTGCGCGTCTCTGCCGAGATCGAGCACAAGGCGGGCGGCAAGCAGTCGCTGCATATCTATGTCGATGACGACGGCCCCGGCATCCCGCCCGAAAAGCGCGAAGAGGCGCTCAAGCCCTTTTCGCGTCTGGATGATGCGCGCAATCAGAACAAGAAGGGCGTCGGATTGGGGCTGGCCATCGCCCGCGATACGGTGCGCAGCCATGGCGGCGAACTAAACCTCGATCAGAGTCCGCTGGGCGGCCTGCGCGCCGATATAGGCATACCGCTGATCAGTTAA
- a CDS encoding response regulator produces MSPQPGLNDAVVRHLLVVDDDDRIRTLLKEFLSRQGFRVTAAAHADAAKRMLQLLDFDLLILDVMMPGEDGFSLSKWVRQHSNVPILILTARGLPDDRIMGLSLGADDYLSKPFEPQELLLRIEAILRRTGVKPALPKTISMGQITFDLERAELTRNGAMVRLTEAEAQLLKYLAERANVPVDRMDLAKDSVDTTGRAVDVQVTRLRRKIEPDPKNPRYLQTVRGKGYMLAPD; encoded by the coding sequence GTGAGCCCTCAGCCCGGTCTTAATGACGCCGTCGTTCGCCACCTGCTGGTTGTTGACGACGATGATCGCATCCGTACCCTGCTCAAGGAGTTCCTGTCGCGTCAGGGCTTCCGCGTCACCGCCGCCGCCCATGCCGACGCCGCCAAGCGGATGCTGCAACTGCTGGATTTCGACCTCCTGATCCTCGACGTGATGATGCCGGGCGAAGACGGCTTCTCTCTATCGAAATGGGTGCGGCAGCATTCCAACGTACCCATCCTTATCCTGACGGCGCGCGGCCTGCCCGACGACCGTATCATGGGGCTAAGCCTGGGGGCCGACGACTACCTGTCCAAGCCGTTCGAGCCGCAGGAACTGTTGCTGCGGATCGAAGCGATCCTGCGTCGCACCGGCGTCAAGCCTGCCCTGCCGAAGACCATCAGCATGGGGCAGATCACCTTCGACCTCGAACGCGCCGAACTGACACGAAATGGCGCGATGGTGCGCCTGACCGAGGCCGAGGCGCAGCTTTTGAAATACCTGGCTGAACGCGCCAATGTGCCGGTGGATCGTATGGACCTCGCCAAGGACAGCGTCGATACCACCGGTCGCGCCGTGGACGTTCAGGTCACCCGACTGCGCCGCAAGATCGAGCCGGACCCCAAGAACCCGCGCTACCTGCAAACTGTGCGCGGCAAGGGCTATATGCTGGCGCCGGATTAA
- a CDS encoding DUF2336 domain-containing protein has protein sequence MRPDSGLQPLTQVRTLLHLMQLNALARRQAGLADESQPGFVARLKALIADLPADSAQAVLNELAEADWADPDLVASLCRLSQAGAAGLLGSPVLRDHDLLSLLADSADRARLIARRSHLSPAVIDALIAVADTATATALLNNRHLRLNAVAFDALTDRARTDIALRAPLTRHPRLTREAAARLLDVVGPDLRATLLGRFEGLYARHFHTTPPADAAQTLHRLQGGDFLAFRQGLSRLTGLDRAVVDRALTQDSAVPLVLLLSAAKIDRAAFADILAQVQALNDGHPRIHERHLAFVRGLFDLDADEARQRLLAIYSH, from the coding sequence GTGCGCCCGGACAGCGGCCTTCAGCCCCTGACACAGGTTCGGACCCTTTTGCATCTGATGCAACTGAACGCTCTGGCGCGGCGTCAGGCGGGTTTGGCGGACGAAAGCCAGCCGGGCTTTGTCGCACGCCTGAAGGCGCTGATCGCGGACCTGCCTGCGGACAGCGCGCAAGCCGTACTCAACGAACTGGCCGAGGCCGACTGGGCCGATCCGGATCTGGTTGCCTCCCTGTGCCGTTTATCACAGGCCGGGGCCGCGGGTCTGCTGGGTTCGCCGGTTTTGCGCGATCACGACCTCCTGTCGCTCTTGGCCGATTCAGCCGACCGCGCGCGCCTGATCGCGCGACGATCCCATCTCAGCCCTGCGGTCATCGACGCCCTGATCGCGGTGGCTGACACCGCCACGGCCACCGCGCTGCTGAACAACCGCCACCTGCGCCTCAACGCCGTCGCTTTCGATGCCCTGACCGACCGCGCGCGCACAGACATCGCGCTGCGCGCCCCCCTGACGCGCCACCCTCGCCTGACGCGCGAAGCGGCGGCCCGCCTGCTCGATGTGGTGGGGCCGGACCTGCGCGCCACCTTGCTTGGCCGCTTTGAAGGCCTTTATGCCCGGCATTTTCACACCACACCGCCGGCCGATGCGGCACAGACCCTGCACCGGCTGCAAGGCGGCGATTTCCTCGCCTTCCGTCAGGGTCTGTCGCGCCTGACCGGACTGGACCGCGCCGTCGTGGACCGCGCCCTGACGCAGGACTCCGCCGTGCCTCTGGTCCTGCTTCTGAGCGCCGCGAAGATCGACCGGGCCGCCTTCGCGGACATACTGGCTCAGGTTCAGGCGCTGAATGACGGGCACCCGCGTATTCATGAGCGCCACCTGGCCTTTGTGCGCGGCCTGTTCGATCTCGATGCCGACGAAGCCCGTCAAAGGCTGTTGGCCATCTATTCCCATTGA